The Mesorhizobium koreense genome includes a window with the following:
- a CDS encoding LTA synthase family protein → MTAARQAWLAAWRDALTGSVQNHPVSESSSVREGTPAARRWPLLRTAGSVLVTVVLASALVFLVELIVRGSFAETVQFFSTVEMPGWSTILLFALFLIALDAILGRAHQAVIIVGPIVLALAFISHEKARYLGDPLYPADILYARQILDLLPLLARERPWTMVAVVAGAVGGVALLIAALMLWRRKAPIAWRGRILRLAVALPVLASFASVMDYSTFSWVRDRLSISPIMWDQKENYSHNGFAAAFILNVPMADVAKPKGYSKKAIESLAAGPAISVPSDAPDIIIVMNESFWDATRLPNTKITPDPIPTVRANLSGEMFSPEFGGTTANIEFEALTGFSNAFLPYGSIPYQQYMRRPMPSLASFLGSQGYVTRALHPFAKWFWNRGTTYKDFGFDSFMSEENLPPLDTHGPLVSDKALFNEIIREADQQKRPFFFFAVTLQNHGPYEPFRYTDPTIDVETTADDASKQSILSYAQGTADGDKALASLMDWAKHRKRHTILVMFGDHLPPLGPAYVATGFLKDNVAPRSGPVDKMKMDHETPLVIWSNRSGSVRDVGTISPSLIPLYVLKLAGIEHPYYTGFLSQVRDRYPVVYRQMLIGADGNAVDNWQKKEPADPVLRDFRLIQYDQMFGKEYASPKFFPAMQASKPGS, encoded by the coding sequence ATGACGGCTGCGCGACAGGCGTGGCTTGCTGCGTGGAGAGATGCGTTGACGGGTTCGGTTCAAAATCACCCGGTTTCTGAATCTTCGTCGGTTCGCGAGGGCACGCCAGCCGCGCGGCGTTGGCCTTTGCTGCGGACGGCGGGCTCGGTGCTGGTCACCGTCGTTCTTGCGTCCGCTCTCGTCTTTCTGGTCGAACTTATCGTGCGCGGCTCGTTTGCCGAGACGGTGCAGTTTTTCTCGACCGTCGAAATGCCGGGCTGGTCGACGATCCTTCTCTTCGCGCTGTTTCTGATCGCGCTTGATGCGATACTGGGGCGAGCGCATCAGGCAGTGATCATCGTTGGGCCGATCGTACTTGCCTTGGCCTTCATCAGCCATGAGAAGGCGCGCTATCTCGGCGATCCGCTCTATCCGGCCGATATCCTCTATGCGCGGCAGATTCTCGATCTCCTGCCGCTGCTCGCACGCGAGCGGCCGTGGACGATGGTGGCGGTGGTTGCCGGCGCGGTCGGCGGTGTCGCCCTTTTGATCGCGGCGCTGATGCTGTGGCGTCGGAAGGCGCCGATCGCCTGGCGCGGGCGTATCCTGCGGCTTGCCGTGGCGTTGCCGGTGCTCGCCTCCTTCGCATCGGTCATGGATTATTCCACTTTCTCGTGGGTGCGCGACCGACTGAGCATCAGCCCCATCATGTGGGACCAGAAGGAGAACTATTCGCATAACGGCTTTGCCGCCGCCTTCATCCTCAACGTGCCGATGGCCGATGTCGCCAAGCCGAAGGGCTACTCGAAAAAGGCAATCGAAAGCCTCGCGGCAGGCCCGGCCATCTCCGTGCCGTCCGATGCGCCAGACATCATCATCGTCATGAACGAATCATTCTGGGATGCGACCCGGCTGCCCAACACCAAGATAACGCCCGACCCGATCCCGACAGTGCGCGCCAATCTTTCGGGCGAGATGTTCTCGCCGGAGTTCGGCGGTACTACCGCGAATATCGAATTCGAGGCGCTGACGGGCTTTTCGAATGCCTTCCTGCCGTATGGCAGTATCCCCTATCAGCAATATATGCGTCGGCCGATGCCGTCGCTCGCGTCCTTCCTCGGCTCGCAGGGCTATGTGACGCGCGCGCTGCATCCGTTCGCGAAGTGGTTCTGGAACCGCGGGACGACCTACAAGGATTTCGGCTTCGACAGCTTCATGTCGGAGGAGAACCTGCCGCCGCTCGACACACATGGCCCGCTCGTCTCCGACAAGGCCCTTTTCAACGAGATCATCCGTGAGGCCGACCAGCAGAAAAGGCCCTTCTTCTTCTTTGCCGTCACGCTGCAGAATCATGGTCCGTACGAGCCGTTCCGCTACACAGACCCGACAATCGATGTCGAGACGACGGCTGACGACGCCTCCAAGCAATCGATCCTGAGCTACGCCCAGGGCACGGCGGACGGCGATAAGGCGCTGGCGAGTCTGATGGACTGGGCCAAGCACCGCAAGCGGCACACGATCCTCGTCATGTTCGGCGACCATCTGCCGCCGCTCGGCCCCGCCTATGTCGCGACCGGCTTCCTGAAAGACAATGTCGCACCACGCAGCGGCCCTGTCGACAAGATGAAGATGGACCACGAAACGCCGCTCGTCATCTGGTCGAATCGTTCCGGTTCGGTCCGCGATGTCGGCACGATCAGCCCCTCGCTCATCCCGCTCTATGTTCTCAAGCTCGCCGGGATCGAGCATCCTTATTACACCGGCTTCCTCAGCCAGGTGCGCGATCGCTATCCGGTGGTCTATCGGCAGATGCTGATCGGCGCGGATGGCAACGCCGTGGACAATTGGCAGAAAAAGGAGCCGGCTGACCCGGTGTTGCGTGATTTTCGCCTGATCCAGTACGATCAGATGTTCGGCAAGGAATATGCCTCGCCGAAATTCTTCCCGGCCATGCAGGCATCGAAGCCGGGAAGCTGA
- a CDS encoding indolepyruvate ferredoxin oxidoreductase family protein, protein MTLHQVALDDKYDLSKERIFISGSQAIVRMLLMQRERDRRDGLNTAGFISGYRGSPLGGLDQQLWKAKKQLSASDIVFQPGLNEELAATAAWGSQQTELLGEGKYDGVFALWYGKGPGVDRSGDVFRHANLAGTSPHGGVLALMGDDHTAESSTTAHSSEFAFVDAMIPIFNPAGVQEMVDYGIYGYALSRFAGMWAAMKCVKDNIESTASVDVSLDRLAITLPEIEMPHGGLSIRHEIDMLGQEERLHEHKRRAAAAFIRANNLNRIVYSGGRDPKLGIITVGKSYLDVRQALDDIGIDEARANELGIRLFKVACPWPLDFEHIGEFVKGLETVMVVEEKRSLIEVQLRESLYGTAMQPVIVGKKDERGDWLFPAKGALDPNEVAIAIGERVLKIIGPSEEIAARVDRMRQFQAMLADTTDVATRTPYFCSGCPHNSSTKVPEGSLASAGIGCHFMSLWMDRSTVGFTAMGGEGAQWIGQAPFSKRDHIFQNLGDGTYNHSGMLALRFALASDANITYKILYNDAVAMTGGQPHEGGLSVDAIARQVRAEGVQRVAIVTDEPEKYAGKADFPVGATISHRDDLDAVQRELREVPGVSVLLYDQTCAAEKRRRRKRGTFPDPDKRVVINELVCEGCGDCGIASNCVSVQPLETEFGRKRRIDQSSCNKDFSCVNGFCPSFVTVHGARIRKAEGAAGRHDPLEGVPEPELAPLGGGWSAIVDGIGGTGVVTVGAILGMAAHLEDKGCGMIDMAGLAQKGGAVYSHIQVARSPADIHAIRVSAGKADLILGCDLVVSGAKKVLAAAREGHTIFVANTAEVMPGDFARSTDFSLPTERLKKAIRTAAGEEHAHFFDATRTATVLFGNSLGANMFMLGFAYQHGGLPLSAEAIERAIELNGQAVAMNVSAFRWGRRAAHDPDFVRGMVEKARGGASDRKFAEGLDEIVQKRAAFLTSYQDKAYAERYRKRLAAIRSAEEKAVPGSTVVAEAVARNLFKLMAVKDEYEVARLYTDGSFRKQLAAEFEHYDKLEFHLAPPILNRRGADGRLRKSKFGPWMMKAFGVLASLKGLRGTVFDIFGYSEERHMEKRLLAEYESDLDRIAATLSAERIQAAVALASVPSLIRGFGHVKAANAAKAEGERKRLTSRFLHGSEASEVLQAAE, encoded by the coding sequence ATGACGCTGCATCAGGTCGCGCTCGACGACAAATACGATCTTTCCAAGGAGCGGATATTCATCTCCGGCTCGCAGGCGATCGTGCGCATGCTTCTCATGCAGCGCGAGCGCGACCGCCGCGACGGGCTGAATACTGCCGGCTTCATCTCGGGTTATCGCGGCTCTCCGTTGGGAGGGCTGGACCAGCAACTCTGGAAGGCAAAGAAGCAACTGTCGGCTTCCGACATCGTCTTCCAGCCCGGTCTCAACGAGGAACTGGCGGCGACCGCCGCATGGGGCTCGCAGCAGACTGAACTTCTCGGCGAAGGCAAATATGACGGGGTCTTCGCCCTCTGGTACGGCAAGGGCCCGGGCGTCGATCGTTCCGGCGATGTGTTCCGCCACGCCAATCTCGCCGGCACGTCTCCGCATGGCGGCGTGCTTGCACTGATGGGCGACGACCACACGGCCGAATCCTCCACCACTGCGCATTCGAGCGAATTCGCGTTCGTCGATGCGATGATCCCGATCTTCAACCCGGCCGGGGTTCAGGAGATGGTCGATTACGGCATCTACGGTTACGCGCTTTCACGTTTCGCCGGCATGTGGGCGGCGATGAAATGCGTCAAGGACAATATTGAATCGACCGCCTCGGTCGATGTTTCACTCGACCGGCTCGCCATTACCCTGCCAGAGATCGAAATGCCGCACGGCGGACTCTCTATCCGCCATGAGATCGACATGCTCGGTCAGGAAGAGCGGCTGCACGAGCACAAGCGACGGGCGGCGGCCGCCTTCATCCGCGCCAACAACCTGAACCGGATCGTCTATTCCGGCGGGCGCGATCCCAAGCTCGGCATCATCACGGTGGGAAAAAGCTATCTCGACGTGCGCCAGGCGCTTGACGATATCGGTATCGACGAGGCGCGCGCCAACGAACTCGGCATCCGTCTCTTCAAGGTCGCCTGCCCGTGGCCGCTCGATTTCGAGCATATCGGCGAATTCGTCAAGGGCCTCGAAACGGTGATGGTGGTCGAGGAGAAGCGGTCGCTGATCGAGGTGCAGTTGCGCGAAAGCCTGTACGGCACGGCGATGCAGCCGGTCATCGTCGGCAAGAAGGACGAGCGCGGCGACTGGCTCTTCCCGGCCAAGGGGGCGCTCGATCCGAACGAGGTCGCCATTGCCATCGGCGAGCGCGTGCTCAAGATCATCGGGCCTTCGGAAGAGATCGCGGCCCGCGTCGACCGCATGCGGCAGTTCCAGGCGATGCTCGCCGACACGACGGACGTGGCGACGCGCACGCCCTATTTCTGTTCAGGGTGCCCGCACAATTCCTCGACCAAGGTGCCGGAAGGCTCGCTCGCGTCAGCGGGTATCGGCTGCCATTTCATGTCGCTTTGGATGGACCGCTCCACCGTCGGCTTCACGGCGATGGGCGGAGAGGGCGCGCAATGGATCGGCCAGGCGCCTTTCTCCAAGCGCGACCACATCTTCCAGAACCTCGGCGACGGCACCTACAACCATTCCGGAATGCTGGCGCTGCGCTTCGCGCTCGCTTCGGACGCCAACATCACCTACAAGATCCTTTACAACGACGCCGTGGCCATGACCGGCGGACAGCCGCATGAGGGCGGCCTTTCCGTCGATGCGATCGCCCGGCAGGTGCGCGCCGAGGGCGTGCAGCGCGTCGCAATCGTGACTGACGAGCCGGAAAAATATGCCGGCAAAGCCGATTTCCCCGTGGGCGCGACGATCAGCCATCGCGACGATCTGGATGCCGTTCAGCGCGAGTTGCGTGAGGTACCGGGCGTCTCGGTGCTGCTCTATGACCAGACCTGCGCGGCGGAGAAGCGCCGCCGCCGCAAGCGCGGCACGTTCCCCGATCCGGACAAGCGGGTCGTTATCAACGAACTGGTCTGCGAGGGCTGCGGCGATTGCGGCATCGCCTCCAATTGCGTCTCCGTGCAGCCGCTGGAAACCGAGTTCGGCCGCAAGCGGCGGATCGACCAGTCGAGTTGCAACAAGGACTTCTCCTGCGTCAATGGCTTCTGCCCGTCCTTCGTGACGGTGCATGGCGCGCGCATCCGCAAGGCGGAGGGCGCGGCCGGCCGGCACGATCCGCTGGAAGGCGTGCCGGAGCCCGAGCTTGCACCGCTCGGAGGCGGATGGTCGGCGATCGTGGACGGCATCGGCGGGACGGGCGTCGTCACCGTCGGCGCCATCCTCGGCATGGCCGCCCATCTGGAAGACAAGGGCTGCGGCATGATCGACATGGCCGGCCTCGCGCAAAAGGGTGGCGCCGTCTACAGCCACATCCAGGTGGCAAGGTCTCCGGCCGACATCCACGCCATCCGTGTATCCGCCGGCAAGGCGGACCTGATCCTTGGCTGCGATCTTGTCGTATCGGGTGCCAAGAAGGTGCTGGCGGCGGCCCGCGAGGGGCATACGATCTTCGTCGCCAATACCGCCGAAGTGATGCCGGGCGACTTTGCCCGCTCGACCGATTTCTCGCTGCCGACCGAGCGGCTGAAGAAGGCGATCAGGACGGCGGCGGGCGAGGAGCATGCGCATTTCTTCGACGCGACGCGCACCGCGACCGTCCTGTTCGGCAATTCGCTCGGCGCCAACATGTTCATGCTCGGCTTCGCTTATCAGCATGGCGGACTGCCGCTTTCTGCGGAGGCGATCGAGCGCGCCATCGAGCTCAACGGGCAGGCGGTGGCTATGAACGTCTCGGCCTTCCGCTGGGGCCGGCGCGCGGCGCACGATCCGGATTTCGTCCGTGGCATGGTCGAGAAGGCACGCGGCGGAGCGTCCGATCGCAAATTCGCCGAAGGGCTCGACGAGATCGTCCAGAAGCGCGCCGCGTTCCTGACTTCCTATCAGGACAAGGCTTATGCGGAGCGCTACCGCAAGCGCTTAGCCGCGATCCGCTCGGCCGAGGAGAAGGCCGTGCCAGGCTCGACCGTTGTGGCCGAGGCGGTGGCGCGCAACCTCTTCAAACTGATGGCGGTCAAGGACGAGTACGAAGTTGCCCGGCTCTATACGGACGGCTCGTTCCGGAAGCAGCTTGCCGCCGAGTTCGAGCATTACGACAAGCTCGAATTCCACCTCGCGCCTCCGATCCTCAATCGGCGTGGTGCGGACGGCCGCTTGCGCAAGTCGAAATTCGGCCCGTGGATGATGAAGGCGTTCGGCGTGCTTGCCTCGCTGAAAGGGCTGCGCGGCACAGTGTTCGACATCTTCGGCTATTCGGAAGAGCGGCATATGGAGAAGCGTCTGCTTGCCGAGTACGAGAGCGATTTGGACCGTATCGCCGCGACGCTTTCGGCGGAGCGGATCCAGGCCGCCGTGGCGCTCGCCTCGGTGCCGTCGCTGATCCGCGGCTTCGGCCACGTGAAGGCGGCCAATGCGGCCAAGGCCGAGGGGGAGCGCAAGCGCCTTACGTCCCGATTTTTGCACGGTTCTGAAGCATCCGAGGTGCTGCAAGCCGCTGAATGA
- a CDS encoding putative bifunctional diguanylate cyclase/phosphodiesterase has protein sequence MKRTKPGNIPADVYIQFVRSLFNSVHTVLSGACIHAFLAFLTFWKSGYPIYAEMAILLLIVGIWRYVGMLKFYRSEQIIDESDAQRWEKHYIFRGSAQAFSLGLFCFVAFFVARDHFAEIVAVCLTFGSIVTVAGRNYGSPRMVAIFSACFLTPYGLGLVLRGDIAHILLGIMTIPFFLIIRSTASQIREVLFSAVIGHRTAKQLAQRFDRALNTMPHGLIMLNPEGQVAVANSEAAHLMLTASPDRLLGRSLKSLMARGVAAGLLSRKDAQFAETQLTRALHEGRDRKLLLSFRNGRHFEFSTREGRDELGVITFEDVTARVEAEERVRFMARYDNLTGLANRAYFNEQVMEAMASGGRDRLCGLAVFDLDDFKSINDTLGHPVGDGLIYAVAERLASFASEDAKVSRFGGDEFMIFFDRIADEADFKRNLDTIFQGLQGEVDVAGHCLRIQCSAGAVLDMVGETDVDSMIVKADLALYKAKDQGKDSWRLFETAMDAAFRNRQIMKADLRSAVEARELRVVYQPIVAMDTMRIASCEALCRWDHPQLGPISPAIFIPLAEEMGIISEISSFMLAAACAECAKWPDPITVCINLSAKDFRDHGIVEKVRDALAASGLAPRRLEIEVTETALLDDKSLTREYLGELKALGVRIALDDFGTGYSSLSYLHTLPLDKVKIDRSFLMDVVRNERSLQLLRGIADLSRSLGLVVTMEGVETFEQLKVLALNVKPDLVQGFLFGSALTASGIETMSSTVWPFGSEIENVRRSSRR, from the coding sequence ATGAAGCGAACAAAACCGGGAAACATCCCTGCCGATGTCTACATCCAGTTTGTTCGCTCGTTGTTTAACAGCGTCCATACTGTTCTTTCCGGCGCCTGTATCCACGCATTCCTTGCTTTTCTGACTTTCTGGAAAAGCGGCTATCCAATCTACGCCGAAATGGCGATCCTGCTCTTGATCGTCGGCATCTGGCGTTACGTCGGAATGCTGAAATTCTATCGCTCGGAACAGATCATCGACGAGAGCGATGCGCAACGGTGGGAAAAACACTATATTTTTCGGGGAAGCGCTCAGGCGTTTTCCCTTGGACTATTTTGCTTCGTTGCTTTTTTTGTAGCGAGAGATCATTTCGCTGAAATAGTTGCTGTGTGCCTGACATTCGGTTCCATCGTCACGGTGGCGGGGCGCAATTATGGCTCACCGCGAATGGTGGCGATATTTTCCGCGTGCTTTCTGACTCCGTATGGTCTTGGGCTCGTTCTGCGCGGGGATATCGCCCATATCCTGCTCGGGATAATGACCATTCCATTTTTCCTGATCATCAGGAGCACTGCCAGTCAAATTCGTGAAGTCTTGTTCTCGGCGGTTATCGGCCATCGGACTGCCAAGCAACTGGCCCAGAGATTCGACCGCGCATTGAACACCATGCCGCACGGCCTGATCATGCTGAACCCCGAGGGACAGGTGGCCGTGGCCAATTCAGAAGCCGCGCATTTGATGCTCACGGCTTCCCCTGACAGGTTGCTTGGCCGTTCGCTGAAATCGCTCATGGCGCGGGGTGTCGCGGCGGGGCTTCTCAGCCGCAAGGATGCGCAATTCGCGGAGACTCAGCTCACGCGGGCGCTTCACGAAGGCCGCGACCGCAAGCTGCTGCTCAGTTTCCGGAACGGTCGCCATTTCGAGTTCTCCACACGCGAAGGCCGTGACGAACTTGGCGTCATAACATTCGAGGATGTGACGGCTCGGGTCGAGGCGGAGGAACGCGTTCGCTTCATGGCTCGCTACGACAATCTTACCGGGCTTGCCAATCGGGCCTATTTCAACGAACAGGTGATGGAGGCGATGGCGAGCGGCGGCCGCGACCGGCTATGCGGCCTCGCCGTCTTCGATCTCGACGATTTCAAGAGCATCAACGATACGCTCGGGCACCCGGTGGGGGACGGGCTGATCTATGCCGTTGCCGAGAGGCTCGCCTCTTTTGCGAGCGAGGATGCCAAGGTCAGCCGCTTCGGTGGCGACGAGTTCATGATCTTCTTCGATCGTATCGCCGACGAGGCGGATTTCAAGCGAAACCTCGATACCATTTTCCAGGGCCTGCAAGGCGAAGTCGACGTCGCCGGGCATTGCCTGCGCATCCAGTGCAGCGCCGGCGCTGTCCTGGACATGGTCGGCGAGACCGATGTCGACAGCATGATCGTCAAGGCCGACCTCGCGCTCTACAAGGCAAAGGACCAGGGCAAGGACAGCTGGAGGCTTTTCGAGACCGCAATGGATGCGGCGTTCCGCAATCGCCAGATCATGAAAGCCGATCTGCGCAGCGCCGTCGAGGCGCGGGAACTGAGAGTGGTCTATCAGCCGATCGTGGCAATGGATACGATGCGGATCGCAAGCTGCGAGGCGCTTTGCCGGTGGGATCACCCGCAGCTCGGCCCGATCTCGCCGGCGATCTTCATCCCTCTCGCCGAAGAGATGGGGATCATCTCGGAAATATCGAGCTTCATGCTGGCGGCGGCCTGCGCCGAATGTGCCAAGTGGCCGGACCCCATAACGGTCTGCATCAATCTGTCGGCCAAGGATTTCCGCGATCACGGCATTGTCGAAAAGGTCCGCGACGCGCTGGCCGCATCGGGTCTGGCGCCGCGGCGGCTCGAGATCGAGGTCACCGAGACGGCGCTTCTGGACGACAAGTCGCTCACGCGCGAGTATCTGGGCGAACTCAAGGCGCTTGGCGTCAGGATCGCTCTCGACGATTTCGGCACCGGCTATTCGAGCCTCAGCTATCTGCACACGCTGCCGCTGGACAAGGTCAAGATCGACCGCAGCTTCCTCATGGATGTGGTGCGCAACGAGCGTTCGCTGCAATTGCTGCGAGGGATCGCCGATCTGTCGCGTTCGCTCGGACTCGTCGTCACGATGGAAGGCGTGGAAACCTTCGAGCAATTGAAGGTGCTTGCACTGAACGTAAAGCCGGACCTGGTGCAGGGCTTCCTTTTCGGCTCGGCACTCACCGCTTCCGGCATCGAGACGATGTCCAGCACCGTATGGCCGTTCGGCAGCGAAATCGAGAACGTCCGCAGATCCTCCCGGCGCTGA
- a CDS encoding N-acyl amino acid synthase FeeM domain-containing protein, translated as MNAFSRIVLQLMEHIEYRICRSGEDLESIFRLRYDSYLSVGMIKADAKRIVEDEFDYSANVFNYGVYYDGHLVSTVRLHHVTGEVPVSPSVKVFGDVLEPRIANGASYVDPSRFAADKDWSAELRVLPYITLRLALIACHHFKPTACLTAIKEEHAAFYRRVFIAEPIVRGRIYPGLTTPVDLWQAPCPMSPDQGARRFAFFRSTALERRLLFSPPEDDRSASLTILPSAKYIRHAA; from the coding sequence ATGAACGCTTTCTCCAGAATTGTCCTGCAATTGATGGAGCATATCGAATACAGGATTTGCCGAAGCGGGGAAGATCTGGAAAGCATATTCCGTCTCCGCTACGATTCTTACCTGTCGGTCGGCATGATCAAGGCGGATGCCAAGCGCATCGTCGAAGATGAATTCGACTACAGCGCGAATGTATTCAACTACGGCGTCTATTATGACGGCCATCTGGTCAGCACGGTCAGGCTCCATCATGTGACCGGCGAGGTACCTGTCTCGCCGAGCGTCAAGGTGTTCGGCGATGTGCTCGAGCCCCGTATCGCCAATGGTGCATCCTATGTCGATCCCAGCCGCTTCGCGGCCGACAAGGATTGGTCGGCGGAACTCAGGGTCCTGCCTTACATCACGTTGCGGCTTGCGTTGATCGCCTGCCACCATTTCAAGCCGACCGCCTGCCTGACAGCGATAAAAGAGGAGCATGCGGCCTTCTACAGGCGCGTATTCATCGCCGAGCCGATCGTGAGAGGGCGCATCTATCCGGGCCTGACGACGCCGGTGGATCTTTGGCAGGCTCCGTGCCCGATGTCGCCGGATCAGGGCGCGCGGCGCTTCGCCTTCTTCCGGTCCACGGCGCTCGAGAGGCGGTTGCTGTTCAGCCCGCCGGAAGATGACCGCTCCGCGTCGCTGACGATCCTGCCGAGCGCGAAGTATATCCGACACGCCGCATAA
- a CDS encoding Crp/Fnr family transcriptional regulator, with amino-acid sequence MTSYKASSSRDETVRNSVWAAELSADEIDRARKGTIEKVFPKGAYICHRGDRLDYWTGVAQGLVKISTVSQGGKAMTFAGIGTGGWFGEGSILKEEPRQYDLVALRETRLAMMNRATFFWLYENSTGFNRFLVRQLNERMGQFIATIEHDRILDAKARVARNLSWLFNPVLYPGAGSQIEITQEELGLLAGVSRVIANRSLAELEDEGLIRAEHGKIRVLNLAALRTY; translated from the coding sequence TTGACGAGCTACAAGGCGAGTTCATCCCGAGACGAGACCGTTCGCAATTCGGTCTGGGCGGCGGAGCTTTCCGCGGACGAGATCGATCGTGCCCGCAAAGGCACCATCGAGAAGGTCTTTCCGAAGGGGGCCTATATCTGCCATCGCGGCGATCGTCTCGATTACTGGACCGGAGTGGCGCAGGGTCTCGTCAAGATCAGCACCGTATCGCAAGGCGGCAAGGCGATGACTTTTGCCGGCATCGGCACTGGCGGCTGGTTCGGCGAAGGATCGATCCTCAAGGAGGAGCCGCGCCAATACGATCTGGTCGCGCTGCGCGAGACGCGGCTCGCCATGATGAACCGGGCCACCTTCTTCTGGCTCTACGAGAACAGCACCGGCTTCAACCGGTTCCTCGTTCGTCAGCTCAACGAGCGCATGGGCCAGTTCATCGCCACGATCGAGCACGACCGGATCCTCGACGCGAAGGCGCGTGTCGCCCGCAATCTGTCTTGGCTCTTCAATCCGGTGCTCTATCCGGGCGCCGGCTCTCAGATCGAGATCACCCAGGAAGAGCTCGGGCTTCTGGCCGGCGTTTCGCGCGTAATCGCAAACCGCAGCCTTGCCGAACTGGAAGATGAGGGGCTGATCCGTGCCGAGCACGGAAAAATAAGGGTGCTCAACCTGGCGGCGCTCAGAACCTACTGA